In one window of Desulforhabdus amnigena DNA:
- the ruvB gene encoding Holliday junction branch migration DNA helicase RuvB, whose amino-acid sequence MTDRVVEAEHKEEDFPLDNSLRPRCLDEYIGQKSVKENLKVFIEAAKQRSQPLDHVLFHGHPGLGKTSLATVISNELGVNMRSTSGPVIERPGDLAAILTNLEARDVLFIDEIHRLNHVVEEILYPAMEDFQLDIIIGQGPSARTIKLDLPPFTLVGATTRAGLLSPPLRDRFGVLLRLEFYKVEELQTILIRSARILGIRVEEEGALEIARRSRGTPRIANRLLRRVRDYAEVRADGVVTPEVADMALKMLDVDERGFDRMDRKILSTIIEKYDGGPVGIETLAAAVSEERDTLEDVYEPYLIQEGFLNKTPRGRLATRLAYEHLGVAFRSSQQLRIY is encoded by the coding sequence ATGACCGATCGAGTGGTTGAAGCCGAACACAAGGAAGAGGATTTTCCGCTGGATAACAGTCTGCGCCCGCGCTGCCTGGATGAGTACATCGGCCAGAAGTCGGTGAAGGAAAATCTGAAGGTTTTCATCGAAGCCGCCAAACAGCGTTCTCAGCCTCTGGACCATGTCCTTTTTCATGGTCATCCGGGTCTTGGAAAGACTTCTCTTGCAACGGTCATCAGCAACGAACTGGGCGTGAACATGCGAAGCACTTCGGGCCCGGTCATCGAACGCCCGGGAGACCTGGCCGCCATCCTGACCAACCTGGAGGCGCGAGACGTCCTCTTTATCGATGAAATCCATCGCTTGAACCACGTGGTGGAAGAGATCCTCTATCCCGCCATGGAGGATTTCCAACTGGACATCATCATCGGTCAGGGGCCTTCGGCGCGGACCATCAAACTGGACCTGCCTCCTTTTACCCTCGTTGGAGCCACGACGCGCGCGGGTTTGCTGTCGCCGCCCCTGCGGGATCGCTTCGGAGTGCTGCTTCGCCTGGAATTTTACAAGGTGGAGGAGCTCCAGACCATTCTCATCCGTTCCGCCCGCATTTTGGGGATTCGTGTCGAGGAGGAGGGAGCCCTTGAAATTGCCCGGCGCTCGAGAGGGACGCCCCGCATTGCCAACCGCCTGCTGCGGCGTGTGCGGGACTATGCCGAAGTGAGGGCCGACGGCGTGGTGACACCCGAAGTGGCCGATATGGCTCTCAAGATGCTCGATGTGGACGAAAGGGGCTTCGACCGCATGGACCGCAAAATCCTGAGCACGATCATCGAAAAATACGATGGGGGGCCTGTGGGAATCGAAACCCTGGCGGCGGCCGTTTCCGAAGAAAGGGATACCCTGGAAGATGTTTACGAACCCTACCTCATCCAGGAAGGATTCCTGAACAAAACCCCCCGTGGACGCCTTGCCACCCGTTTGGCTTACGAACATTTGGGAGTCGCATTTCGGTCGAGCCAACAATTGAGGATCTACTGA